DNA from Solanum stenotomum isolate F172 chromosome 3, ASM1918654v1, whole genome shotgun sequence:
GCGGATGACGTATTAGGATAAGAATACGAGTAGGTTATTGAGCTTTGTAGATTTAGCATATAAGAAGAGAACCGAAGGatagaagaggaggaggaggtggtAGCGGTGGAGGGCGAAAACCGGCGCGGCGGCGTTACGGAAATAGCGGCGGAGGTGGAAAAATTTAGCGGTGAACGGTGAATGTTACGGAGAGAGAGCCACGGTTTCATTTTAGTGATTTTGTTAGAGGaattttgaaaaggaaaaatcatttGCAATCAAAAGTAGGCAATCGGACTAATTTATGACACGTCTTCTTAATTTTTCCCGACTGTGActaattttcctttttcatttatttctttttgttgtttctctttttatctatgtttgtttttttattaattttttttttttgttacatatCTAGAATTTGGAAATTCTCGAAACCTCTTGAATTTGACATCATTTATTGGGTGCATATTTGAATTAGTATAACTTTTAGTTCCTAATTACTCAAAAAACGCTTGGTAGTTTGATAGATTTAATCGCCCGTATACATTAgtttatttattcatatatatatatatatatatatatatatgaccaaaagaaaatacatataGTAATTGTACATCTCTCTTTCCGGTACAAAGAAAATACAtatagtaattattatttttagccAAGTCTAATACGTAAAACACTTGActaactttattatttttcaattttcatgttgaagttgtattaaaatatgaatattttttttaaaaaaaaatcttacaaaaaatataatcaaacaatatttaaatatgaaaattatttcGCCTCGGATGCTGACCCAAAAATCTTAATATGAATTTGGAGGGGCAATTCAATAACTAACTTTGTTTCTAACTATTATTTGTAGTCGGACTTAAATATTGGAGTGAAGTGTTAACAATATacttaaactattttatttttgtacgTATTGGCATGTCAAATATACCTTCCTTAATATATATTTAGCATCCAGTACAAAATGAGCGTTTAATTAAAATTTCTCCTATATAGATATtagtactaataaaattattcctTAATTAAATTAGAGAGTGGAGGATATATCAAGGTTGAAAGAGGTGATCTCTACATGTGCATTTCCAAGAAAGAAGATAATAGTTATCATCAGCTTCTCTTTTAGATGCATCTCTATTCTTCTGAGTCACTAGACTTGCCTTGCATGGCTCACAATTCATGCACTTGTTTACACACCCTGGTGGCCTTGAACCTATCATCTGCCTACCTATATTCACTGTACAACACACAAGTTCAAATATAATACTTATCAGTAACAACAGGTAGAAGATAAAGTTGTTTCTAATAGACTCTGAATTCGAGGAAAACAAAAGCATAAGAGGTAACAAGTAGTAATAGAGAAATacgataataataataaaaattactataCTTCTAATAGGAGTACTATATTTCACTGTACAACACACAAGACGTGAAACTATTTATTAATATGATTGAATAGTTGAATACTATGGATTAAATTAAATGGTAAATTTTCATCATCtcttatgaatttaaattttttccctatacatatatataatagaaacaAGAAACAAGTTTTACcattgagaagaagaaaaattaaacaaagTAGTTCACCTGATTGGGAAGGATGAAATGCTAGAGATAGTAAAAGAGCCAATGTAAGTCCAAGTGAGCAGTTCCAGCTTGATAGAGCCATGATAGGTATAATGAACTTTATATTGTCTCTAGCTCAATGatagtagaaaaaaaatgaagtctGTTTCTATCTACTTTAACTTAATATTGCAATAGAAGGGATAATGAAAGGGTGGTATTTATGGTGAGACAAGATGGAGAACTGTTTACATAAGAAGGGACAATACTCTGATGCTCAAAAGCTTATGGACCAATCACTTGACATTTCACTTTGAAATTATACTCATACTCCTTATTTTCAGCATCTTTCTTGGAAATGGTATATGACTATTTGAGCATCCTCCTACACTCAAACTAACTGCTCCACCACTATCTAACTACTACCTCTTTCATTTCCTCTTTTTATcctgttattttttctttcaatgttGCTTTGATATGTGTTTTATTTGATcgaaattttatcaaaaatagtCTATTTATCCTGTAAGGATAGAGATAAAATTTGCATATATCATACTCTTTTCAGACATTGAATatgttggtggtggtggttAAAACcgaaattaataactaattatattttgattttctaaaatactttttccattttcatttttacttgtctagTATCGATTTTGATATTCTTAAgttgcaataaataaaataataattctataatattatgaatataataaatttaatattttgagaaatgtatttgaaaataattatagttaataataaaagtaattttagGAACTAATTGATAAAATCTGTCTTGATTTTCAAacttgacaaataaaaatggatatctatttttaattgttgacacccgattttgacccttcccaataataattaatcatcgagcttcttaaacTCTGAACGATTTGAAACAATTGAccttataaaattcaaaatattttcaagttagttttatgtgattttgtcattttttggGAACTTTTAGATAAtgtgtatatacatatatatatatatatatattattattattattattattattatttagcacattttataaatatttgaaaatcgtctcaaaaagattttagttctgcttaaatattttgttaattagtttagttatataatagtcTATATTTTTGAAGTaactagtttataattaagtcgattattttatttcgttaagattgataagctcataaattaattatattaattcatcttattttaaCTACTAGCCGAACTTGTTCCAATTAACTAAGTTTGGCTATATTTGTAACTTAAATTGGCTAATTTTGCAACTCATTTGGCCAAGTCCTAAATTACAAATCTGATTCCTCCCTTAACAATTATTTCAATTCTTGCAAGCCGTTTTTGGGCCTCAATTTCAGCAAACAACCAGCCCAAACCCATTTTCCAAGACAACAAAAGTCCCATTCCCTCAATTCCcagacccaacaacaatttgTTTTAGCCCATTTCCAATATGTACAGCATACCAAACGACCCGGCCCATCTCTAATTAATCAAAGAAACCCAGAAACAGCTGTATGCAGCAAATATTAACACGTTAACATCAGCTTCAAACGTTAACAACAACGTTAACATCACAACTGGCAGTAACGTTCACAAGCTTCCTCTTAGAAGCAGACGGCAATTTGGCAGCAGCCAAGCGACGCGGGACAGACGCGTGAACAACCCCCACGACCCTATACATGCCTCGTCTTCTTCACGCGAGGACGAGTTCACGGAACTCCACAGCTAATGGCAACAACGATGCCAAGTGGAAATCAATGCGCACAGGCAGTACGCTGCATCTTCTTTGTCCTCTTCTTCGCATCCCTCTCAGATTGAGCCACGTCGAGCGGCAGGTACACTCAATCGATCAAAGCCTTTTGCTTCCTATTTCCTCTTCCGCAATGAGGTTGAACATCTCAGAAAAGTGTGTTTAGCCGGAATGGTGAAAGAATTTCGAATTTGAATTTCGAAGTGGGCCTTGAACGTGAATTTTTTCATCTGTTTCCCACCTCTTTTCCCTCCAGGGGGAACCCTAATAATCCCCTATATATACTCCCTTTTATTCACTGTTGAAGGGGggatttttgatttttctttttgagttgaAAATTTGGGCAGAGAACAGAAGATTTTTTTTGAGTTagaggagtttttttttttatatagcaaAAATATAAGAATAGCTTAAGAAGTAGTTTGAATACATATGAAATACACTGTGAAATAGAGAGTTTAACTTGTCTAAGAACTTagtttttactttctttttggtGCTATCCATCGCTCTATCACAAGTTCATTCGAACTCGAGATAGCTTGCTCGGATTTCTATCCAGACTCCCTATTTGCTGTCCGGGGTTAAGTTTGTGTAGTGGTGCGAAGTTGCTGCTCCTCTCTGCTCGCCCCGTCCTGTTTCGCTGCCCCGAAAAAGGTAATGTCCCTTCGTAATGTTCTTTCCACCCTTTCTCCTACTTTAGAGCAGCATACTGATGTTTGTAAGCTTTTAGCTTGTGGTTGTTGGCTGTTAGTTGCTATTAAGTTGATATGTTATGTACATACATCTAGCCGCTTCATCGAGTTATTTGCCATGTCAAGTTAAAACTTTGGATATTCGTTATTACTTCTCTATTGTTGTACTTGAAACTTTGTCTTGTTGATTTCCTTCCTTGAGCTTGTTTCTCGAATGCCATTGAATGCGTTTTGCTGCTTAATATTCGGCACCACGAGTTTCACTCTCTCACCTCAAGTTGAAAGAATGAACCAAGATGTCAACATTATGAGTTATGTCTTGCATTTGCTATTGTTTTGAATATTGGCATGTGTTGTTTGCCGACTCGtttctaatttttatatttattcgGTTGTGTTGGCCaagtctatttttaaaaaagtgttgTCCCTTTCCCTTTTCCAGATTGCATAATGTGCTATCTTCCCGTTCTTTTTATCAAGTGTGATGCCTATGGTTCATTCTTTTGCCTCCCGAAGTGTTGTAATATGAAGTTGGTGTGTCATTTTATTTGTTGTCTATTGACATTGAGTCGTTTATTCAAGTTAATGTATTATTCGTTCGGCATCggtcttctttgttcttttttttttattattttatttttaaataaagaaaataaataaataaatcaggCAATATCATACCAAGCTTTGCTCATCTGTCCTTATGGTCTTAACCTTGAAGCATGCTGAAAATGAGGTTAATGtatgtatttaatttattttcaagaatgTGCTTGGGCTGTTTTGTTTTCCCTCTTCATGATCTCTTTGGAGTTCGTTTTTCTTACTGCCAGGAGGCAATATGCTCACCCCTGTTTGGTTTAATAATTGATATTCAAATAGTTTACTCCTTGCAAGTCTGAATCGGTACAGAGCTCGATTTTCTTGTTTTATCCTCATGTTTTAGTCTTGttaaaaaattttttttaaaaaaaattagattatttGAAGCAGGTGTTTATTTAGTTTCGGCTATTGTGTGCATAACATGTTTTTTTGTGCAAGGTTAATTTTAATAGTTTAGTAGCTGTTGACGGTTTGATTTTTTGCgtgtttagaattttattttattttagcaTGTTGTTGTGTTAGTCAATTATCACAAgtctcatttatgtcatttagTTTACAATCATTTCCAGTAGAGAATACGTTGCCCCCATGATAAGTCAAATGGGTTTCTTTCCAAGTCAAACATTGTggcttcttttttctttaaacaaTAGTGCATAAAGTTAATTTGGCAGGGATCCTTGATTTTCTTTAAACAATGGTGCATAAAGCATAGTTTATGGATGTCTTATTTGTTTGTTGTATGATATTTTTCTGACTCCTTATACTATTTTGCTTGCATGTAAAATCCGCCGGAGTTCGCCACGAATTCATACCTCCCCTTTGCATTTCGagagagccataaaggctcaagTTCCTTATTTTCGAGTCAATCGGCCAGCTATAAAAGTCGACGAACAGGTCCCGAAGCTGAAAGAAGCAAAAGatcgaaaaaattaaaaaatttgggCCAAAGGCTCACTCTTAATTcaaaaatttgtattttgttattttgggcctaagcctgcttaagtttattattttgttagtgtttaggacaggtgaaaaattgggcctaaggcccaaagaaatgtattatatatatattatattaggACAGGTGCAGATGACTCAAATGGGCCGAAGGCCCAAAACAAAATGGGTCCAAGTACTGGCCCAGGCGGACAGATCCAGGCTTGGGCCCAAACCTTCTTTCCCTATCccatttatttgatttttacgTGTTTTATATGTTAATATAATCTTAAGGCCAATAATTCAAATCCCCGAGAGACACCCATTTTgatttaacaatttaactaaatcAGTCTCGTCTTCActtgacttaaaaataaataaataaataaataattttataaaatatttctcttagctaaatatt
Protein-coding regions in this window:
- the LOC125857965 gene encoding uncharacterized protein LOC125857965, with product MIFPFQNSSNKITKMKPWLSLRNIHRSPLNFSTSAAISVTPPRRFSPSTATTSSSSSILRFSSYMLNLQSSITYSYSYPNTSSARCRATSAGPPLPPQTEPPNNEEDSSSSPGIMPSFSKAQDTLRIFFAVLFWMSLFFWYSVWDGKNDGRLKKGSRFRR